A genomic stretch from Solanum stenotomum isolate F172 chromosome 8, ASM1918654v1, whole genome shotgun sequence includes:
- the LOC125874320 gene encoding uncharacterized protein LOC125874320: protein MDRYQKVEKPKPELPINENEIRITSQGLVRNYISYATSLLQERSGKEIILKAMGQAISKTVAVAEIIKRRIPHLHQDAAISSVSITDVWEPIEEGLLPVEQTRHVSMISITLSTTELNKDSPGYQAPSEIQQTNYYNNNNNNYAPRYSYQPRQQQPPPRQAQAVYNAGNEDSYDRGRGRGRGRGRGRGRGWNRGGYTNYQDGYDNYQENGGYSNWGRGGGRGGWGYRDSGYGRGRGGGGRGYGYGRGRGRMGNRPRGGNNNQA from the exons ATGGATAGGTACCAAAAAGTAGAGAAACCGAAGCCTGAATTACCCATTAACGAGAATGAGATCAGAATTACTTCACAGGGACTTGTAAGAAACTACATCAGCTATGCTACTAGTCTCCTTCAG GAGAGGAGTGGGAAAGAGATCATTTTGAAAGCAATGGGTCAGGCAATAAGCAAGACTGTAGCTGTCGCAGAGATCATTAAG AGAAGAATTCCTCATCTGCATCAAGATGCTGCTATCAGCTCAGTGAGCATCACAGATGTATGGGAACCTATTGAAGAGGGCCTTTTGCC TGTGGAGCAGACTCGGCATGTCTCAATGATTTCAATCACCTTGTCAACAACGGAACTGAACAAGGACTCTCCAGG GTATCAAGCACCTTCTGAGATTCAGCAGACTAAttactacaacaacaataacaacaactaTGCCCCACGTTATAGTTACCAGCCTCGACAGCAGCAACCACCACCTCGACAAGCACAAGCAGTTTACAATGCTGGTAATGAAG ATTCATATGACCGAGGGCGTGGTCGAGGCCGAGGGCGTGGTAGAGGCAGGGGACGTGGTTGGAACAGAGGTGGATATACAAATTACCAAGATGGATATGATAACTATCAGG AAAATGGTGGGTACTCAAACTGGGGGCGAGGTGGAGGCCGTGGTGGCTGGGGATATCGTG ACTCTGGATATGGAAGAGGCAGGGGTGGAGGTGGCAGAGGCTATGGTTATGGTCGTGGACGTGGACGGATGGGAAACCGTCCAAGGGGTGGCAATAACAACCAGGCTTAG
- the LOC125874324 gene encoding vesicle-associated membrane protein 721-like: protein MGQQSLIYSFVARGTVILAEYTEFTGNFTSIASQCLQKLPASNNKFTYNCDGHTFNYLVDDGFTYCVVAVESVGRQVPIAFLERVKDDFTKKYGGGKAATAVANSLNKEFGPKIKDQMQYCVDHPEEINKLAKVKAQVSEVKGVMMENIEKVLDRGEKIELLVDKTENLRSQAQDFKTQGTKVRRKMWLQNMKIKLIVLGIILALILVIVLSICHGFNCH from the exons ATGGGGCAACAATCGTTGATCTACAGCTTCGTTGCGCGAGGAACGGTGATTCTCGCTGAGTATACTGAGTTCACTGGAAATTTCACCAGTATTGCATCGCAGTGCCTTCAGAAACTCCCTGCTTCCAACAACAAGTTCACCTATAACTGTGATGGACATACTTTTAACTACCTCGTCGATGACGGCTtca CATACTGTGTTGTAGCTGTGGAGTCTGTTGGCAGGCAGGTCCCAATTGCATTTCTGGAGAGAGTTAAGGATGATTTTACCAAGAAATATGGTGGAGGCAAAGCTGCTACAGCTGTTGCTAACAGCTTGAACAAGGAGTTTGG GCCCAAAATAAAGGATCAGATGCAGTACTGTGTTGATCATCCAGAGGAAATCAACAAGCTTGCAAAGGTGAAGGCTCAGGTTTCAGAAGTTAAAGGTGTGATGATGGAAAACATCGAGAAG GTCCTGGATCGTGGGGAGAAGATTGAACTTTTGGTGGATAAAACTGAGAATCTTCGTTCACAG GCACAAGATTTCAAGACACAAGGAACAAAAGTGAGGAGGAAGATGTGGTTGCAGAACATGAAGATAAAGCTTATAGTCCTGGGCATCATTTTGGCCTTGATTCTGGTCATAGTTCTGTCGATATGTCATGGCTTCAATTGTCATTAA
- the LOC125874297 gene encoding guanine nucleotide-binding protein-like NSN1 — protein sequence MVKKSKKSKSKRVSLKQKHKIIRKVKEHHKKKAKEAKKLGINKKTKVEKDPGIPNDWPFKEQELKALEARRARALEELEQKKAARKERAKKRKLGLVEDDDVNELADMASGEQNFMEGKGNNDSTNFVKIRENSERAFYKELVKVIDASDVILEVLDARDPLGTRCLDMEKMVMRSGPGKHLVLLLNKIDLVPREAAEKWLKYLREELPAVAFKCSTQEQKSNLGWKSSKVGKTTNLLQTSDCLGAENLIKLLKNYSRSHEIKKSITVGVIGLPNVGKSSLINSLKRSHVVNVGATPGLTRSMQEVQLDKNVKLLDCPGIVMLRSSTENDAAIALRNCKRIEKLDDPVGPVKEILKLCPSSLLVTIYKVPSFDSVDDFLQKVATVRGRLKKGGIVDTDAAARIVLHDWNEGKIPYYTMPPSRNEGEHSEVKIVSELGKEFNVDEVYGSESSIIGSLKSVDDFLPAEVPSNRPVNFDETMLEDNLEKPVTQSDNAMDNHVNNDRDVSMGAGEDDAGRTSGKSASSRQNEKLYTEEGMLNTKLRKAEKKRRKKDRTSTTSDMMDGDYDFKVYYFKKESAMDDAEDDMTPNESKKNRFELPSGNELDNE from the exons ATGGTGAAGAAAAGCAAGA AGAGTAAGAGCAAGAGGGTATCATTGAAGCAGAAGCACAAGATTATAAGGAAGGTAAAAGAGCATCACAAGAAAAAGGCAAAGGAGGCCAAGAAGTTGGGTATTAACAAAAAGACTAAGGTAGAGAAGGACCCAGGAATCCCCAATGATTGGCCCTTCAAGGAACAAGAGCTTAAGGCCCTCGAGGCTCGTCGTGCTCGTGCTCTTGAGGAATTGGAGCAGAAGAAAGCTgcccgaaaagagagg gcaaagaaaagaaagttagGGCTGGTCGAGGATGATGACGTGAATGAACTTGCAGACATGGCTTCGGGAGAACAGAATTTTATGGAGGGCAAGGGAAACAATGATTCAACTAATTTTGTTAAAATCCgtg AGAACTCGGAAAGAGCTTTCTACAAGGAGTTAGTCAAAGTCATTGACGCTTCTGATGTCATTTTAGAAGTGCTTGATGCTCGAGATCCGCTTGGTACACGCTGTCTTGACATGGAAAAGATGGTGATGAGATCAGGACCTGGAAAGCATCTTGTGTTGCTCCTCAATAAAATTG ATCTTGTTCCTCGGGAAGCCGCAGAAAAGTGGCTAAAGTATCTGCGAGAGGAATTACCAGCAGTTGCTTTCAAGTGTAGCACCCAAGAACAGAAGTCAAACTTGGGCTGGAAGTCCTCAAAGGTCGGAAAGACTACAAATCTTTTGCAGACAAGTGATTGTCTTGGAGCTGAGAATCTGATAAAATTGCTCAAGAATTATTCGCGAAGTCACGAG ATCAAAAAATCAATCACTGTCGGCGTCATTGGTCTGCCAAATGTTGGTAAAAGTAGCCTTATTAATAGCTTGAAGAGATCTCACGTAGTCAATGTTGGTGCTACACCTGGGTTAACAAGATCCATGCAAGAAGTTCAGTTAGATAAGAATGTGAAGTTGTTGGACTGCCCTGGGATTGTGATGCTTAGGTCATCAACAGAGAATGATGCAGCTATTGCTCTTCGAAATTGCAAGAGGATAGAGAAGTTAGATGACCCAGTTGGTCCTG TAAAGGAGATACTCAAACTGTGTCCGTCCAGCTTGTTAGTAACTATATACAAGGTTCCTAGCTTTGATTCAGTCGATGACTTCCTTCAGAAAGTTGCTACTGTTAGGGGTAGGCTTAAAAAGGGTGGAATTGTTGACACTGATGCTGCTGCAAGGATTGTTCTGCATGATTGGAATGAGG GGAAAATACCATACTACACCATGCCCCCGTCTAGGAACGAGGGAGAGCATTCAGAGGTAAAGATAGTTTCAGAACTTGGAAAAGAATTCAATGTCGATGAAGTTTATGGAAGTGAATCCTCAATTATTGGAAGCCTCAAATCAGTCGATGATTTTCTCCCAGCTGAAGTTCCGTCAAATCGCCCCGTTAACTTTGACGAGACCATGCTAGAG GACAATTTGGAGAAACCGGTGACTCAGAGTGATAATGCAATGGACAACCATGTTAATAATGACAGAGATGTGTCAATGGGTGCTGGAGAAGATGATGCAGGCCGGACAAGTGGCAAGAGCGCTAGCAGCAGACAAAATGAGAAGTTATATACCGAGGAAGGCATGCTAAATACCAAACTTAGAAAAGCTGAGAAGAAAAGGAGGAAGAAAGACAGAACCTCTACTACCAGTGATATGATGGATGGTGATTATGACTTCAAGGTATATTATTTCAAGAAGGAATCCGCCATGGATGATGCTGAAGATGATATGACACCTAATGAAAGCAAGAAAAACAGATTTGAGCTACCATCTGGGAATGAGTTGGATAATGAATGA
- the LOC125874325 gene encoding uncharacterized protein LOC125874325 — protein sequence MASRGRGRGRGGYGGNRLAKQVSFELFPEVENLGNAAGVMERIPLAIWQANLQKFWNSSPYYLADESDVLKKTKGMDIERFSDSKSERAEPESPLEDFIKMDSNYVPAELAKGGREVRRAPPGGVRWKQEPDMRKLDLLEKLDQKSKGDDEKKKDGEDEDEDPEEKVGEEEEEFSDDGDYNQNLYDYDDDEDDYNMNEDNNDDAMY from the exons ATGGCCTCCAGAGGGCGGGGTCGGGGGCGTGGTGGATATGGTGGCAATCGGCTGGCTAAGCAAGTCTCATTTGAACTTTTCCCT GAAGTTGAGAACTTGGGTAATGCAGCTGGTGTCATGGAAAGGATACCTTTGGCAATTTGGCAGGCAAATTTACAGAAGTTCTGGAACTCCTCTCCTTACTATTTGGCAGATGAAAGTGATGTTTTGAAGA AAACGAAAGGAATGGATATAGAAAGGTTCTCGGATAGTAAGTCGGAGAGGGCCGAGCCAGAGTCACCATTGGAGGACTTCATAAAAATGGATTCCAACTATGTTCCTGCAGAACTAGCTAAAG GTGGAAGGGAGGTGAGACGTGCACCACCAGGAGGAGTGCGTTGGAAACAAGAGCCAG ACATGCGAAAATTGGATCTTTTGGAAAAGCTTGATCAAAAGTCTAAG GGCgatgatgaaaagaaaaaagatggtgaagACGAGGACGAAGATCCAGAGGAGAAGGttggagaggaagaagaagaatttagCGATGATGGAGATTACAATCAG AATCTTTATGATTACGATGACGATGAAGACGACTACAACATGAATGAAGATAATAATG ATGATGCCATGTATTGA